From Acinonyx jubatus isolate Ajub_Pintada_27869175 chromosome B2, VMU_Ajub_asm_v1.0, whole genome shotgun sequence, a single genomic window includes:
- the TUBB gene encoding tubulin beta chain produces the protein MREIVHIQAGQCGNQIGAKFWEVISDEHGIDPTGTYHGDSDLQLDRISVYYNEATGGKYVPRAILVDLEPGTMDSVRSGPFGQIFRPDNFVFGQSGAGNNWAKGHYTEGAELVDSVLDVVRKEAESCDCLQGFQLTHSLGGGTGSGMGTLLISKIREEYPDRIMNTFSVVPSPKVSDTVVEPYNATLSVHQLVENTDETYCIDNEALYDICFRTLKLTTPTYGDLNHLVSATMSGVTTCLRFPGQLNADLRKLAVNMVPFPRLHFFMPGFAPLTSRGSQQYRALTVPELTQQVFDAKNMMAACDPRHGRYLTVAAVFRGRMSMKEVDEQMLNVQNKNSSYFVEWIPNNVKTAVCDIPPRGLKMAVTFIGNSTAIQELFKRISEQFTAMFRRKAFLHWYTGEGMDEMEFTEAESNMNDLVSEYQQYQDATAEEEEDFGEEAEEEA, from the exons TTCTGGGAGGTAATCAGTGATGAACATGGCATTGACCCCACCGGTACCTACCACGGTGACAGCGACCTGCAGCTGGACCGCATCTCCGTGTACTATAATGAAGCTACAG GTGGCAAATATGTTCCTCGTGCTATCTTGGTGGATCTAGAACCAGGGACCATGGACTCTGTTCGCTCAGGTCCTTTTGGGCAGATATTCAGACCAGACAACTTTGTTTTCG GTCAGTCTGGGGCAGGCAACAACTGGGCTAAGGGCCACTACACAGAGGGGGCTGAGCTGGTTGACTCAGTCTTGGATGTGGTACGGAAGGAGGCCGAGAGCTGTGACTGCCTGCAGGGCTTCCAGCTGACCCACTCACTGGGTGGGGGCACAGGCTCTGGAATGGGCACCTTGCTCATCAGCAAGATCCGAGAAGAATATCCTGACCGCATCATGAACACCTTCAGTGTGGTACCTTCACCCAAAGTGTCTGACACTGTGGTTGAGCCCTACAATGCCACCCTCTCCGTCCATCAATTGGTAGAGAACACAGATGAGACCTACTGCATTGACAACGAGGCCCTTTATGACATCTGCTTCCGCACTCTCAAGCTGACCACTCCAACCTACGGGGACCTGAACCACCTTGTCTCAGCCACCATGAGCGGTGTCACCACCTGCCTTCGCTTCCCTGGTCAGCTCAATGCAGACCTCCGCAAGCTGGCAGTTAACATGGTGCCCTTCCCACGTCTCCACTTCTTTATGCCTGGCTTTGCACCTCTGACCAGCCGTGGAAGCCAGCAGTATCGGGCCCTTACTGTGCCTGAACTCACCCAGCAGGTCTTCGATGCCAAGAACATGATGGCTGCCTGTGACCCCCGCCATGGCCGTTACCTCACTGTAGCTGCTGTCTTCCGTGGGCGGATGTCCATGAAGGAGGTAGATGAGCAGATGCTCAATGTGCAAAACAAGAATAGCAGCTACTTCGTGGAATGGATCCCCAACAATGTCAAGACGGCTGTCTGTGACATCCCACCCCGTGGCCTCAAGATGGCAGTCACCTTCATCGGCAACAGCACGGCCATCCAGGAGCTCTTCAAGCGCATCTCAGAGCAATTCACGGCCATGTTCCGGCGCAAGGCCTTCCTCCACTGGTACACAGGTGAGGGCATGGACGAGATGGAGTTCACTGAAGCTGAGAGCAACATGAACGACCTTGTCTCCGAGTACCAGCAGTACCAGGATGCCACCGCAGAAGAAGAAGAGGATTTTGGCGAGGAGGCTGAAGAGGAGGCCTAA
- the FLOT1 gene encoding flotillin-1 isoform X2: MFFTCGPNEAMVVSGFCRSPPVMVAGGRVFVLPCIQQIQRISLNTLTLNVKSEKVYTRHGVPISVTGIAQVKIQGQNKEMLAAACQMFLGKTEAEIAHIALETLEGHQRAIMAHMTVEDYLHSLGKARTAQVQKDARIGEAEAKRDAGIREAKAKQEKVSAQYLSEIEMAKAQRDYELKKAAYDIEVNTRRAQADLAYQLQVAKTKQQIEEQRVQVQVVERAQQVAVQEQEIARREKELEARVRKPAEAERYKLERLAEAEKSQLIMQAEAEAESVRMRGEAEAFAIGARARAEAEQMAKKAEAFQLYQEAAQLDMLLEKLPQVAEEISGPLTSAKKITLVSSGGGAMGAAKVTGEVLDILSHLPESVERLTGISISQVNHKPLRTA, translated from the exons ATGTTTTTCACCTGTGGCCCAAATGAGGCCATGGTGGTCTCCG GTTTCTGCCGAAGCCCCCCAGTCATGGTGGCTGGAGGGCGTGTTTTTGTCCTGCCCTGCATCCAGCAAATCCAGAG GATCTCTCTCAACACACTGACCCTCAATGTCAAGAGTGAAAAGGTTTACACTCGCCATGGGGTCCCCATCTCAGTCACTGGCATTGCCCAG GTGAAAATCCAGGGGCAGAACAAGGAGATGTTGGCAGCTGCCTGCCAGATGTTCCTGGGGAAGACAGAGGCTGAGATTGCCCACATTGCACTGGAGACTCTGGAGGGCCACCAGAGGGCTATCATGGCCCACATGACTGTGGAG GATTATTTGCACTCTTTAGGGAAGGCTCGAACCGCTCAAGTCCAAAAAGATGCTCGGATTGGGGAAGCAGAAGCCAAAAGAGATGCTGGGATCCGG GAGGCCAAAGCCAAGCAGGAAAAGGTGTCTGCTCAGTACCTGAGTGAGATCGAGATGGCCAAAGCACAGAGAGACTATGAGCTAAAGAAGGCTGCGTATGACATCGAGGTCAACACCCGCCGAGCACAGGCTGACTTGGCCTATCAGCTTCAG GTGGCCAAGACTAAGCAGCAGATCGAGGAGCAGCGGGTACAGGTGCAGGTGGTGGAGCGGGCCCAGCAGGTGGCAGTGCAGGAACAGGAGATCGCCCGCCGAGAGAAGGAGCTGGAGGCCCGAGTTCGGAAGCCAGCCGAGGCTGAGCGCTACAAGCTGGAGCGCCTAGCTGAGGCAGAGAA GTCTCAACTGATTATGCAGGCTGAGGCAGAAGCTGAATCTGTGAGG ATGCGTGGGGAGGCTGAGGCCTTTGCCATAGGGGCTCGAGCCCGGGCCGAGGCTGAGCAGATGGCCAAGAAAGCGGAAGCATTCCAGCTGTACCAGGAGGCTGCTCAGCTGGACATGCTGCTGGAGAAGCTGCCCCAG GTAGCAGAGGAGATCAGTGGTCCCTTGACCTCTGCCAAAAAGATCACACTGGTGTCCAGTGGAGGCGGGGCCATGGGGGCGGCCAAAGTGACGGGGGAAGTACTGGACATACTGAGCCACTTGCCAGAGAGCGTGGAAAGACTCACAGGCATCAGCATCTCCCAG GTTAACCACAAGCCTTTGCGAACAGCTTGA
- the FLOT1 gene encoding flotillin-1 isoform X1, which yields MFFTCGPNEAMVVSGFCRSPPVMVAGGRVFVLPCIQQIQRISLNTLTLNVKSEKVYTRHGVPISVTGIAQVKIQGQNKEMLAAACQMFLGKTEAEIAHIALETLEGHQRAIMAHMTVEEIYKDRQKFSEQVFKVASSDLVNMGISVVSYTLKDIHDDQDYLHSLGKARTAQVQKDARIGEAEAKRDAGIREAKAKQEKVSAQYLSEIEMAKAQRDYELKKAAYDIEVNTRRAQADLAYQLQVAKTKQQIEEQRVQVQVVERAQQVAVQEQEIARREKELEARVRKPAEAERYKLERLAEAEKSQLIMQAEAEAESVRMRGEAEAFAIGARARAEAEQMAKKAEAFQLYQEAAQLDMLLEKLPQVAEEISGPLTSAKKITLVSSGGGAMGAAKVTGEVLDILSHLPESVERLTGISISQVNHKPLRTA from the exons ATGTTTTTCACCTGTGGCCCAAATGAGGCCATGGTGGTCTCCG GTTTCTGCCGAAGCCCCCCAGTCATGGTGGCTGGAGGGCGTGTTTTTGTCCTGCCCTGCATCCAGCAAATCCAGAG GATCTCTCTCAACACACTGACCCTCAATGTCAAGAGTGAAAAGGTTTACACTCGCCATGGGGTCCCCATCTCAGTCACTGGCATTGCCCAG GTGAAAATCCAGGGGCAGAACAAGGAGATGTTGGCAGCTGCCTGCCAGATGTTCCTGGGGAAGACAGAGGCTGAGATTGCCCACATTGCACTGGAGACTCTGGAGGGCCACCAGAGGGCTATCATGGCCCACATGACTGTGGAG GAAATCTATAAGGACAGGCAGAAATTCTCAGAGCAAGTTTTCAAAGTGGCCTCCTCAGACCTGGTCAACATGGGCATCAGTGTGGTTAGCTATACCCTGAAGGACATTCATGATGATCAG GATTATTTGCACTCTTTAGGGAAGGCTCGAACCGCTCAAGTCCAAAAAGATGCTCGGATTGGGGAAGCAGAAGCCAAAAGAGATGCTGGGATCCGG GAGGCCAAAGCCAAGCAGGAAAAGGTGTCTGCTCAGTACCTGAGTGAGATCGAGATGGCCAAAGCACAGAGAGACTATGAGCTAAAGAAGGCTGCGTATGACATCGAGGTCAACACCCGCCGAGCACAGGCTGACTTGGCCTATCAGCTTCAG GTGGCCAAGACTAAGCAGCAGATCGAGGAGCAGCGGGTACAGGTGCAGGTGGTGGAGCGGGCCCAGCAGGTGGCAGTGCAGGAACAGGAGATCGCCCGCCGAGAGAAGGAGCTGGAGGCCCGAGTTCGGAAGCCAGCCGAGGCTGAGCGCTACAAGCTGGAGCGCCTAGCTGAGGCAGAGAA GTCTCAACTGATTATGCAGGCTGAGGCAGAAGCTGAATCTGTGAGG ATGCGTGGGGAGGCTGAGGCCTTTGCCATAGGGGCTCGAGCCCGGGCCGAGGCTGAGCAGATGGCCAAGAAAGCGGAAGCATTCCAGCTGTACCAGGAGGCTGCTCAGCTGGACATGCTGCTGGAGAAGCTGCCCCAG GTAGCAGAGGAGATCAGTGGTCCCTTGACCTCTGCCAAAAAGATCACACTGGTGTCCAGTGGAGGCGGGGCCATGGGGGCGGCCAAAGTGACGGGGGAAGTACTGGACATACTGAGCCACTTGCCAGAGAGCGTGGAAAGACTCACAGGCATCAGCATCTCCCAG GTTAACCACAAGCCTTTGCGAACAGCTTGA
- the IER3 gene encoding radiation-inducible immediate-early gene IEX-1 — MCHSRSSLPTMTVLRAPTPVSSTSPGPRRGSGPEIFTFDPLPEPAVAPAARPSASRGHRKRSRRVLYPRVVRRQLPVEDPNPAKRLLFLLLTVIFCQILMAEEGVPAPLAPEDTSSGASPTPTPAPPVLETLNLTSEPSDYALDLSTFLQQHPAAF, encoded by the exons atGTGTCACTCTcgcagctccctccccaccatgaCCGTTCTGCGGGCCCCAACCCCTGTCTCCTCCACCAGCCCCGGACCCCGGCGGGGATCTGGTCCTGAGATCTTCACCTTCGACCCTCTTCCGGAGCCCGCGGTGGCCCCTGCCGCGCGCCCCAGCGCCTCCCGCGGGCATCGAAAGCGCAGCCGTAGGGTCCTGTACCCACGAGTG GTCCGGCGCCAGCTGCCAGTCGAGGATCCGAACCCTGCCAAAAGGCTCCTTTTTCTTCTGCTCACCGTCATCTTCTGCCAGATCCTGATGGCTGAAGAGGGTGTGCCGGCACCCTTGGCGCCGGAGGACACCTCCAGCGGCGCAtcccccacgcccacccctgCGCCCCCGGTCCTCGAGACCCTTAATCTGACCTCTGAGCCCTCAGACTACGCTCTGGACCTCAGCACATTTCTCCAGCAACACCCGGCCGCCTTCTAA